A stretch of DNA from Acidobacteriota bacterium:
CGGGTGTCGTCGCCACCGAGCTCGGCATCGCCCTCGGGGACCTCGGGCACGAGGTCCACTTCATCAGCTATGCGTGGCCGTCGCGCCTGAGCGTGCTTCACGAACATGTGCGATTTCACGAGGTCACGGTGACGCCGTATCCGCTGTTCGACAGCTACCCGCCGTATACGCTGGCGCTTGCCACGAAAATGGCGGAGGTCGCCCGCTACGAGGGACTCGACGTTCTCCATGTTCACTACGCGATTCCTCACGCGATCAGCGGCTTTCTCGCCAAGCAGATTCTCGGAAACGACGATCTCAAGCTGGTGACGACGCTGCACGGGACCGACATCACGCTGGTCGGACGAGACGCGAGCTACCTCCCGATCACTGAATTCGGGATCAACGCCTCCGACGGAGTCACGGCCGTGTCGAACTGGCTCCGCGATGAGACGAACGCGTATTTCGATATCAGGAAGGAGATCGCGGTGATCCCGAACTTCGTGGACCCGAAGCGTTTTCAGAATGGAGGCGACTGCGCCGTCCGCAGCTGGATTACCGAGGGGGAGCGGCTGATCGGCCACGCTTCGAACTTCCGTCCCGTCAAACGCGTCCTCGACATCCTCGAGGCTTTCGAGATCATCCTGAAGCGGGTTCCTTCGCGACTGCTCATGATCGGGGATGGTCCCGACCGCTCCCGTGCTGAATCATTTGCACGCGAGCATGGCCTTGGCGACCACGTGATCTTTCTCGGGAATGTCCCCAACATCGAAGAGCTCATCGGGGGGTGCGACGTTTTTCTCCTTCCCTCGGAGACCGAGTCGTTCGGCATGGCGGCTCTCGAGGCGCTGGCCTCGGAGGTTCCGGTCGTC
This window harbors:
- the bshA gene encoding N-acetyl-alpha-D-glucosaminyl L-malate synthase BshA, whose amino-acid sequence is MKVGITCYPTYGGSGVVATELGIALGDLGHEVHFISYAWPSRLSVLHEHVRFHEVTVTPYPLFDSYPPYTLALATKMAEVARYEGLDVLHVHYAIPHAISGFLAKQILGNDDLKLVTTLHGTDITLVGRDASYLPITEFGINASDGVTAVSNWLRDETNAYFDIRKEIAVIPNFVDPKRFQNGGDCAVRSWITEGERLIGHASNFRPVKRVLDILEAFEIILKRVPSRLLMIGDGPDRSRAESFAREHGLGDHVIFLGNVPNIEELIGGCDVFLLPSETESFGMAALEALASEVPVVATRTGGLPEVIIEGEVGYLVEVGDTKELAERAISILADPEKRKKMGRAARDHAITTFHVDRIVPKYLDFYENV